The following nucleotide sequence is from Tunicatimonas pelagia.
GTTTTTTAGGTGCCTTTGCTACCCGGTACAATGAGAAGGAACGAGGTGTACTGAGAAAGCAGCTTTTTGAACTGGCTGGTGATCGGCTAAGTGGTCAGGTATTTAAGACAGTCATACGGCGGAATATTGCTCTAGCAGAAAGCCAAAGTTTGGGCGAAAGTATTTATACCTACAGTCCTGATAGCAACGGAGCAAAAGACTACGCCTCTCTGACGAATGAAATCTTAAATCAGATATGAAAAAAGACTTTACCAAAAACAGTAAACTAGGTAAACTAAACTCAGCAAGTGAAGCTGGCCACGAGCTGGCCACTAACCAAAAGTCCAAAACGTTAGCTGTAAAGATTAGCTCTAAGGTCATTGATACGTTGAATGATTATGTTTTTTGGACACCCAACAATCAATCAGAAGTAGTAGAACAAATACTTTCCGACTTTCTGGATAAGCAAGACATTCAACCTATACCGCAACATATTAAAGACCAGCAGGAAAGGGCTAAGCAAAAGCGTCAAGCAGGAATGAAAAAATAAAGCCCCTTGATAGGGGCTTACAACTTATTTTCTTGAGCAGTTGCCAAGCTCTCTTCCGCCTCTTATCCCCACGGAACGGCTACTCCTGGCGGGTTGCGCTTCCGCATTGCCCGCTTCCGCCTCACCGAGCATTTTTAATATTATAAACCCTGAATACATAGGGCAATCTTTACGCTTACGCCTGGAAAAACTTTCATATCGGCCCGAAGGGCTTTCCGTCCTTATTAGTCATCTGCAAGAGTAATTTTAGGCCGTCTTACTTTTGCTGTTTTACTTTCGCTATTTAAGACCTCTTCGAATTCTCTTTCCTCCTTCGCCTTCTCTATAGCCTTCTCCAGTGGAGTTGGTTCTGGTAAATCAGAATATTGAATCATTAGGTACCCTATTTTCTTATCGGAGCCATAATTCAAAATTTCAGGATTAACCAGGTAATTTGCTGGTGCATCTGCTTGCTTTCTCATGAAGTCAGAATCAAGCAGTGTATTGATTACAGTTTGCACCGTTCGCGTACTGGTACTTGTTTCATTAGCAATGCCCCTGATAGTACCTACAAATCTGTTAGTTGACCTTTCTGTTGATGACAAGATATATGAGAAGACCTTAGCTTTACCTTCGCCTAATAAACCTATTACATTAGCTAAGTCTTTTATCCAGACTCGATGCCAATTGACGTATGCACTTGTATTTACGTCAACCAAGCCAACAGATAGGCGCCTACCTGTTTCATCATAAACAGATGTAGTTCCTTTAAACTTAGGAGAAATCTTCTTTTTCTTCTTCATATATCAAACATATACATGTTTTTTTAAAAGTGCAACAAACGTTTTAATTAAAGTAACACATTTGTTTTAACCTGTTACAACACTTGTATTATGCTAAATCCAGTTGTGATACTTATATACAACACTTGTTGCAAAAATTTACAACACTAAGAAATACATGATTATTTTATAAAACTCTGGTACATAGACATTTATATCTATTATTTTCATAGACTAAAAAAAGTACTCTCTTCTAACGAAGTTTAAGTGAATCACTCGAGCACTCAGATAGCCGTTACTCCTTTGTATTAGGGAAGCGGAAAGCCCTTCGGGCCGATATGAAAGTTTTTCCAGGCGTAAGCGTAAAGATTGCCCTATGTCTTGCTATGAGTATAGCACTTTGGATTTTAAATTAATTCTGTTTTTATATCTATAGCCAAATTTTATTTGCTGTTCACCAGCTTGTACGCTGGTGGCCACGACCTGAGCCAACCGGATCAGGTCGGATATCCGGTATATAAACGGAAGGGTAACCAAATTTTATTGGGTAGGGGTTGGCTGTAAAATGTCGGCTCCCTCGATGTTTTTGCCTATGTATCGGCTGCGGGTTCGTTTGCCTTCTTTCCAGTAACCGTACCAGTACGGACCGTGGCTAGGCCCCTCTTTGCATCGTTTACACTTAGGTTTACCACAGCTCACTTTCTCTAGTTGTAGTGTCATGTAACCCACTTGTTCGCGTCTGATGACTTCGCGGGACTTTCGGGGCTTAATATCTGGTCGGCTAGCCCGTTGATCTAGTATGCGTTCTAATTGAGCGATAGCATCACGTAGTGTTTTGTCAGTCTGTCGCCCGGCCTGAACTTCTAGCTTGAATAACCAATCTCGATTAATTGTTTCCATTCCCTAACAACTTTTCCATTTCAATACGAGCTAATAAGAACGCAGCTAACTTGTGCCGTTCAGTATCGCCTAACATCCAGAGCGGGAATTGATTGTTATTTGCTTCGAACTTATCCCAAATGTTGAAACCGGCTGATTCACCGAAAACCTGTATACTGTCAGATTGGCTAAAATCGTTTTGCAATCTATCGTATGCGTTAAGCAAAGCTAATGTATCCGTAATGTCCATAGCTTTTTCTTATGTAACTATGTTTTGATATTATAAGCGAAAGTTACATAAGACTTCCCAATTACCCAAGTTTCCGTACTTAAGAAACTGAAAGCAAAATCATTTTTTAAAAAAGTCATCAAGCTTTATCTTGAACACTTGCGCCATACGGTAGAGATGAACTGCATTCGGTGCATTCTCGGCATGTTCATAGTATCTTATTTGTCGTTCATCAAGATCAATCTTTCCGGCTAACTCAGCCTGTGATAGCCCGGCTTTTGTCCGGTAGTATTTAAGATTGGCAGCAAAGCGATTCATGATTTCCTGACGGGTAAACATACTGCCAAATTCCACGTTCTATCAGAAAATCAACCGGAGGTTTTTTTCCGGTGTAAAATTTGCACTATGTTCGCAAAATCAGAGTGGAGGGCTTAGGAAAAAGTCACCCCCCTGTCTGGAAATAGTATTATTAACATAACACTAGTTATCAAAACTTAGGGGGGCTTTTCGCGGGATTGTGCAAAAATCTTCCTCGGTTTCATCACATATATTTTTGATATGGTGCACGTGGTTTCCGGTCTTCCGTTTACGCTCTATGAGCAGTACCGAAAGGAGCGTTCGATCCTTTTCCTCAAACAAGCAGCGGTCTTGGAAATGGCTGAAAAACGGCTCTATTGTGGGTGGCTTGGTCACTTGATAACCCAGCGCAAGGAAGGGTTTCCAAAATGGCCGTATAGCTCACAATGTTATTTATACGTTCCATGTCATAATTAAATGACTAAAATGCAATCATAATTTTTGAGATTGCTCCTGAACTTCAGCAACTTTTGCAATCATTAACCTGCTTCCGGAAGATCTCATACAGCTCAAATTGCTATCAAAATTGTTTGGCCGCAGCCGCGCCAGGTTGTATCTTTGCTATCATTATTCCTTACTTGGTTAGATCCGGATGAGGGCTTTTGATAGCAAAACACTTAAAAGTATGGCTTATACACTTCGATTAGATAGTACAACCGATAAGAAGCTCAAAAGAGTTATGAAGCTGGTAAATGTATCGACCGCTACCAGGGCTATCAAATTGATGATTAGCGTATATGAGAGAGATCAAAAAGAAATTCTCGCTCTTCGGAATAAAACGAATAAGCTGGAGAACGAGTTAGACTCAATTAAACGGCTTTATCAGCAAAGAGAACGTTATGACTATGAGTTAAAGGCTATTTTATCTGATTAGTTATCATGAAGCTTATTTATACTTTAGTGTGCAATCTGTGCTTAGTGTGTTTCTTATCCTGCTCAGTAGAGCAACCTGTTCAACAACAGGAAGAATCCAGTTTTGGCAATAGGTATTGTTTGGACTTTGAAGGAATTATGATAAACAGTCGCCTTACGTCAATTTTATACGATCTTAAGCTTGCTGATATGATTATATCGGACGATAAGAAAGACCTTTATCTAGATATGCACATGTATGCTACAATGCCTATAACAGTCGATATTGATAGTATCATGATTTCCCTTGACAGTACAAGGCACGCTTTATTGGATGAAGGGGTGTTAACAGAACCTTTTGATATATCTAGTGGACGGTTAGAAACCTTCCGTCTTGAAATACCTTTTGTCACTGATGTAGATAGCATCCATCTTTCTATCGATTTTCAGGTGACAGTAGAAAACAAGGCGGGTGAAAAAGATACTTCTAAAAGTAGGTTTGAGTATACGTACCCTGTTGACTTCAATCTTTACTTGATAGAGCTCAAGGAGAAGAAAGATCAGGCTTTGCTTAGATCGACTAATTTTAAATCCATTGTTAGTTTACCTTC
It contains:
- a CDS encoding helix-turn-helix domain-containing protein yields the protein MNRFAANLKYYRTKAGLSQAELAGKIDLDERQIRYYEHAENAPNAVHLYRMAQVFKIKLDDFFKK
- a CDS encoding replication/maintenance protein RepL encodes the protein MKKKKKISPKFKGTTSVYDETGRRLSVGLVDVNTSAYVNWHRVWIKDLANVIGLLGEGKAKVFSYILSSTERSTNRFVGTIRGIANETSTSTRTVQTVINTLLDSDFMRKQADAPANYLVNPEILNYGSDKKIGYLMIQYSDLPEPTPLEKAIEKAKEEREFEEVLNSESKTAKVRRPKITLADD
- a CDS encoding DUF6788 family protein, encoding METINRDWLFKLEVQAGRQTDKTLRDAIAQLERILDQRASRPDIKPRKSREVIRREQVGYMTLQLEKVSCGKPKCKRCKEGPSHGPYWYGYWKEGKRTRSRYIGKNIEGADILQPTPTQ